GTGCTGACGCGGCAGTTTCTCAGCCGGTCCCGCTAGGTGAGGATCGTGTTTTTCTCTCCAAAGGATATGGACATGGTTCGACCGTTCTCCAGATCAAGCTCGACGGCGAGTCTTGGGATGCCAAGCCAACTTGGCGGGGGGGGAAGCAGGGCGTTTTGCCTGTGATGAAGACCAAGATGGGCAATGTGGTCGTGCATGAGGGCTACGTTTACGGGCTCGACGAAGCGATTTTGCAGTGTGTCGACCTAAAGACGGGGCGCAAACGCTGGAAAAAGCGGCGCTCTCCTAAATTAGGGCACGGTCAGATTCTACTGGTCGATGATGTAATTCTTATCCTCAGCGAGTACGGCGAAGTGGTTCTCGTCGAAGCCTCACCGAAGCGGTATACCGAACTCGCTAGCTTCGAGGCGATCGAAGGCATCACTTGGAATAACCCCACGCTCGCGGGGAACCTCTTGTTGGTTCGTAACGCACTGGAGGTAGCTTGCTTCGAGTTACCCGTTGTAGAGCAAGAAGTTACGGAACCCAGCGAGCCGACAGAATAAGAAAGTCGACGATAACCAACTGGATTCGCTACTTTCAGTTTCTGTCGCGTGCGTGCGAAATTATTGTCGCTTGCCACACATGTGGCGTGGCTCGCCGCAGTTTTGCGCAAAAGATTTCTATCCGGTTCGTATTCTCGAAACGAAATAACTCGCACAAGAGTTAGTCAGAACGCGTTCGCAGCAACTCTCACTGCGCGCGTCCCAAAGTGAAAAAATCTGGACGATTCTTCTGGCAATTGGAAAACGGAATAAGTAGGCTGCTGACATTAGAGAAGGTGCGAGCATCAAACACACCTCTACCACATGAGCTGACGTATTTTGCTCTCGTCACCTTTGAGGAGCAACGTATTACTTATCGAACACTCTTCAGGACCAAAGTTCGGTAAGTGATTTTTGAGCTGTTGCTTCGTTTCTCTTTTCATTTTTGTTCCTGCTGACCGTCAATGTCCTATTCTGGGGAGTCGTCCATGCCTTCATTCTCAGGTCGTAAAAAGCCAACACGTAAAAACCAATCAAAACGGGCGAAGCGCCGTGCCGTTAACGCTCGCAACGGTCTTCGATTGGAAACTTTGGAAAGCCGGATCCTGCTTACCAGCGACCCGGTTTTGAGTTTTACGGCTCCAGGGCCGATTGATGAAGGCTCTTCGGTAAGTGTTGGCTTTAGTTTCTCCGATCTGGTTGAAAGCAGCGGCACTTCGAGTGTCGGTCTTGATCCGGCAGACTTTACTGCAAACAGCACAGCAAATGGCCTTTTTGATCCGGCGACAGACGTCGTCATTGATACCGATGCGTTGACGATTTCCGGTGGATTTACTGGGAGTGGTGTCATTCAAACGGCGGATGCGGGTTTCGGCTCGTACGAGATTGCCGTGTTTGCCTTCGATGACTTCGAACTAGACGCGGGAATCAACCTACGGGCGACGGGCTCGCGACCGTTGGCGTTGTTGTCGCAATTAGATGTAGACATTTCAGGAAACATTGATGTTTCTGCCGAGTCATTCGTGAATACGAATCTTACGCAAGCAACTATTCCAGGTGCTGGTGGCGGCATGGGTGGCGACGCTCAAGGCAACGGCTTGGGCGGACGTGACGGTTACGCGGCTGCGGGTGCTCCGCTCACCTCGGTCGGTGAGCTTGGTACCGGCGGACCTTTGGGAGGAGCCAGCGGCTCGGGAGGTGGAAGCCACGGCAACGGTCAAGCTGGATCAGCCTTCGGCAGTGGTCGAGGCTCGGGTGGAACGGGCTTCCTTGACGTTGTGAATTCCATCCAAGGCGGTAGCGGCGGAAGTGCAGCTGGTGTGAACACAACGGCTACTGCCATCGGATTTGGTGGCGCAGGTGGTGGCGGAGTAGAAGTTGGGGCGGTGAATTCCATCGTCATTTCTACGACGGGGCAAATCTTGGCCGACGCAGCTAGTGGCTACCCAGGTTTTAATGGGGGAACTGGCGGTGGTGGTGGTGCTGGTGGCGGCATCCTCGTTCATGCGACCAACATCACTCAAGACGGCACCTTGAGCGCCGATGGTGGTGACGGTGGAAGTGGTATCCAAGTTGGTGGTGGTGGCGGTGGCGGTGAGATTGTGCTCGCTTACAGCGCCTCAGGCACTTTCTCGGGGACGGGAACCGAAAGCGTTGCAGCAGGCAGTGGCAATGTGTTTGCGAATCCTACTGCTACAGATGGCTCTGTCAGCACGATCACCTTCAGCGGTACGCCGATCATTGAGAATTACTCCTACACGATTAACTGGGGCGACGGTTCAGCAACCGAAACGGGAAGCGATACCGGCGGTGAAATCGCTGTTACCCCTGGCAGTCCGGGTGGACCTGACACGATGGGCAGCTTCAACGGCACGCATAGTTACGTTGATGATGGTGTGTTCACCGTTGAGGTGATAGTGACCGACACCGGCGGCGGTAGCGTAACGGAGCTGTTTGATGTCACCGTCAATAACGTGGCCCCGAATAACTTGGTTCTCAATGCGACGCCAGTGATCGATGAGAACGGTGTGGCGACGCTTGATGTTTCCTTCGACGATCCAGGGGTCCTTGACGCCCATGAAGTCGTCGTCGATTGGGGCGATGGCAATACGGATACCGTGAATTTAACCGTGGGTGATCGCACAACCCAGTTGACACATCAGTACCTGGACGATGCTCCGACCGGGACCGCGAGCGATAGCTTTACGATTAACGTCACAGTAACGGATGATGATCTAGCGTCGGGAAGCGGAACGGCAAACGTCACCGTTAACAACGTCGCCCCGACAAACCTCGTGCTGACTGCAACGCCGACGATTGACGAGAACGGTGTCGCAACGCTTGACGTTTCGTTTGACGATGTGGGAACGCTCGACACGCATGATGTAACGATCGACTGGGGCGATGGCACGGTCGAATCCGTTGCACTCACACTCGGCGACCGTAGCGGCTCGTTCACGCACCAGTATCTTGATGACGACCCGACCGGCACGGCCAGTGACGCGTTTACCATCAATGTGACCGTTGCGGATGACGATCTTGGTTCGGGAAGCGAAACCGCAAGCGTAACGGTGAACAACCTAGCGCCGGAGATTACTAGCCTAACAACCAGCTCGCCAGCGATTGGTGGAGCAGAGCAGGGCGAGACCGTTACACTCTCCGCCGATTTCACTGATGTTGGAACGCTGGATACGCACACAGCGGTGATCGATTGGGGTGACGGCACGACGACCGTGGGTGTCGTCGACCAGAACACAGGGACGATCACGGGTGACCATGTTTACGCCAATGGTGGTTTCTACGATGTGACGCTCACCTTGACGGACGACGATACGGGTGAAGCGGTCGAAACAACTGCTACGGTGATTGCCGGCGTAGGCCTGAATGATGGTGTTCTTCAGTTCGTCGGCACCAACGGCGACGATCGAGTAAAGGCGTTCCACACCTATAATTGCGATATCAAAGTGAAGTATCGCTTGGACGGCGGTGCGGTTCAGTCCGAAGTGTTTGACCCTGCGGACGTGGATCGAATCGTCTATTACCTGGGTGACGGTAACGATGTTGGCTTCGTCTCTTCGTGGATCGATCTCGATGCGACCATGTTCGGCGACGGTGGCCACGACCTGTTGCTTGGTGGGCACGGCAACGACGCGCTAATCGGCGGCGATGGCGACGATACCCTTGTTGGGCGTAGCGGTCGCGACTTGCTAATCGGCGGCGACGGCTCGGACTTGATCGTGGGGCAAGGTGGTTCAGATATCCTGATCTCCGGCACGACAAGCTTCGATAGCGATTTGTCCGCCATCGATTCCATCATGGCCGAGTGGACCTCGAGCCATGACTATGACACCCGTGTCGCCAACCTGACACAACAAGGCTTAAATCCCGAAGCAGTTGACCGGCTCAATGGAGATATCTTCTTAGTCGCGGATCTGACTGTGTTCGACGACGACGATACGGACTTCCTGATTGGTGGCCGAGGGAAAGACCTCTACTTCGCCAATCTTGAAGGTGGCACCGAGGACTATGTCTTCGGGCTGCGTAATAGCGAGTTCGTTGAAGAACTAGACATCGTGTAGTTCTTGCTGCTTCCCGAATGACTCCATCGAACCGTCGGCCACTTTCGAGTGACCGGCGGTTTTTTGGCCACAGATGAACACTGATTTCACGGATTGTTCGCGTGAAATCAGTAGCCACGCTCGCCAGAGCGTGGACTTGTGTCCGTGTGATTGTTGAATCGATCCACCGTCTGGCAACGGTGGCTACGGCGTGGGGATGCGAGGTTCACTGCGGTGCGTTCTCGATCAGCCAATCTTCGAGGATGATATGCTTCACATGCGGTGCCCGTAGTAGCGAAGCCCTTGAAGGAAGCAATGCTGAGAGCCAGGAACGACGGGCCAAGCCGGCGACCGCTCTCAGGCGAAAGCTCTCAATGGAGTTGCTGCCTGTCTGTTGTTCGACGTTCTCTGCCAGCCGCTGGAAGGTTGCCGGGATGACGTTGGGCTCGGGCCCAATGTGAATTACGGTTTCAACACCAGCAGCGAGGGTTTCGCATACGGCATCCCAGAGCCGTTGAGGATGGTCGACCCACTGTCTTAGGACTTCGCGGCCGGAATGGTCGTCATAGCTGCGCTTGCCCGTGACCAATGAAACGACGGGGGGCGAAGGAGGCTGCAACCCGCCAGGAAGGTTCTGCATCATAACAGCCGCCCGGTCAGGAACGGCACATTGCCGGACGATTGGAGTGTGTAGCGGTGGCCACTGATCGGAATTGAGCCGCAGGTGGGCTTTGTGCGGCAAGAGCTCGTGCATCTGATCCTTGAATCGCTGGACCGTCTGGTTCTGGCCAATCAAGAGATAGGTATTTGGGGACAACACGGCCGAGATGCCGATCGTTCCTTTTCCTTCGCTTGTGATCGTGACGCACAGACGATCAACGTCTGCTTCGGGGATTGCTGGTCCACGCGAGAATAACACGCCCATCCGCGTCTCTTCAGAGAGCAGAACGCAGTCCTCAGCCAATGCCAAGGGGACCCGGACAAGGTCTTCCACGGCAAAGACACCGCTGCAACACACTGCCGAAAGCTCACCCAGACTGTAGCCGAAAGAAAGTTTTGCTCTGCCATGGTCTACTCCATGGACTTCTTTGAGCAGCCGAAGTTGGGCTATCTCGGTTGCCACAACCAGGGCAACCGCCTCGCTGTAGTGAGCTAGGTCGGGTTCATTGTCATCCTGGACTAGCTGGAGCAAATCAACTGGACGGCAGGCTTCACGCTCACAGACAGCTCCGAACCGACCCAGTTCTTCGGCAACGATCTCCCGATAGGCAGCGATCTCGAGCAATTCGCTGGTGCGTCCTAGATTCGTGACGTTGTAGCCCCGGAAGGCTAAAGCCGCGTTGACGACTCGGTCAGTTGATAGTCGTTGGGGCTTGGCCATTGGAAAAGCAGACGTTGAGCCACGGGTTTGTTGTCACGGAAGATTTGGCTACCCAATCATACACCGTCGCTTCTCCTTTGATGGCGATGAGGTGAATCGTCTGGAGCGATCGTAACGGCTGCACCGGTTGTAGCTCCCTTTCCTTGTGACAAAGTCTCGCATCAAGGAGTTCTGCCAGTTAATTCGTCGGGGATTGGACTTTCCTAACCTAGATTTCCACTGGACAGCTAGAGCCGCAATCTAGGAGAGCGACGCAGTCCGGTTCCAGTCAACGAATAGAAGCTTTGAAAATCGGAGATGAAGATGACAAAAGCCAGCGAAATCATGTCAACCAACCTGACCGTGATCGATCAAAATTGCTCAGTCAAAGAGGCCATCGACACGTTACTAGAGAAGAATATTAGTGGCTTACCGGTTACGGATGATTTCGGCCACCTCGTGGGAATCGTTACTGAATTTGCTTTGCTAGCAATCGCTTACGACCACAAGGTGACCAACGACACCATTGCTGAGCACATGACGACCAATGTGCTATCTGTCGAGGCAGATGAGCCTGTCAATAAAGTCGCCGACCTATGCATTGTGCATCGAGTGCGTCGTGTGCCAGTGATGGACAACGGAAAGCTTGTCGGCATGATTTCGCGACGTGACGTTCTCAAGGCAATCTACCAAGAAAGTAGTGCGGCACTTGCCAGCTAAATAGCTGAAGCAACAACGCCTGAAACCAGATACGTGTTCAAGTTCTCCACAGATCTGCCGACGAACGAACGCCTGATCGAGGCTCTGCTGACCTCAGCAGTCCTCCTGATCTCGGGGTTGATGTGGTTTTACTATGTGGATACGCCTTGGCTGCTGCACCTGTATTACCTGCCCGTCGTCTTGACGGGATTCTTCCTGGGCAGGTCACGAGCGAGGTTGTTGTCGCTACTAAGCGTTCTCACAGCGACGATCATCTTCGTTCCCAGTCTGAATGAGACATCAGCGGGAATCCCACTTGCGACGGTTCTTGCTTTCTGCCTCTGGATACTGACGCTCGTAACGACCGCCATGCTTGTTGGTTCGATGAGTGATCGTTGGCGTGTGGCGATGCACGAACTACGCGAGTCTCACAAAAAAGACGTGTTGGTCGACCCGCTCACGCAGATTGCCAACCGCCGGGCATTTGAGTTTGAATTGACTCGACGTCTTGCAGAATGGTCTCGTCACAAGACACCTGCCGCGCTTCTCACCTTTGACATTGACTACTTCAAGAGCTTCAACGATCGCTACGGACACCAAGCGGGCGACGCCGTCCTAAAGGACGTTGCCGCGACACTCATGGAAGCGGTGCGGGATACTGACCTTGTAGCCCGTTGCGGTGGTGAGGAGTTTGCCGTCATCCTACCGGGAGCTGATGCGGTTCATGCCAAAGAGGTTGCTGAGCGTGCTCGTAGCCTGGTTGAAGCAACACGTTTCGTTCATAACGGACTTACACTCCGCCTCACGGTTAGCGTTGGCGTCGCTTGCCTCATTGACGGTGACGATGCTGAGTCACTCACGACACGCTCGGATGCCGCGCTCTACCAATCGAAAGAAGCAGGGCGGAATTGCTCTCACTTGCATGATGGAATTCACTGCAAGAAATTTGGTAACGGCATCGCTAAAGAATCAGCAGACGCCCTCAAGCCTGTTGTAGAAACCGTTGGCGGAGGGGATCTCTATGCCGATCCCACAACAGGGATGCCCGCAGGAAAAGTGTTCCTGGAAGAACTTCGTCGCCGCACGGCAGAGACGCACCGATACGGTGGGCAGTTCTGTGTAGCGATTCTCAAGATCAACGACTATCTGTCCGTAGATGTTGACGATGTCAAAGCGCAGAAGAGCCTGATCGCAACCGTCGCTCAGTTAACCACTTCCGTACTGCGTGAGCCAGACTTGGTGGTTCGGTACGACAAAGACTTACTGGCCGTGATGATGCCAGCCACGACGCTTGAACGGTCGCTAATTCCTCTGCAACGCTTACGGGCGAAAGCCGACGAACACCACGAGAAGCAATATCCCACGCTGAGCTATGGCGTCACCATTGGCGTGGTGGAACTCGAAGAGAATGATACGGCCGGCTCGCTGCTCCACCGAGTCGAATCCGCTTGTCAACATGTCGCAGAATCCGACTGCGTGGGTATTGGCGTTGGCAGGAATGACTATCTAGAAGTTGTCCGTGGAGAGCAACTCGTAACCAACAGCTAAGGCGGCTTCCCCATGTCGCAGAGACAAAAACGATCGATTCTGCAGCGAAGCACGATGGGAATCGTGCTTCTGTTGTTTCATTGCTGCGCGATAAGTGCTTCGGCAGTGGACGTGACCTATACGGTCTCTTCCAACACTGACGATGCGGATGAAATCAGCGACGGCACAGTGTACGTCACCGATGGGAGTAGTTTTTTTTCCAGTACGCGTGTTGGATTTCGTTTCCAAAACGTAAACATCCCCGCTGGGGCAACGATTACCAGTGCTACGCTGGAAGTCTTCTCCAACAGCAACGGAACAACAAGTTTCTCCGTCGATATCCTTGCGCAAGATGCCGATAATCCGTCCACTTTTACGACCTCAAACGGCAATATCACCAGCCGACCGATCACCAGTGCCCAGACACTTTGGTCAACAGGTTCGGTGAGCTATAGCGTCGGCGATTCAATTGTGTCGCCGAATTTCGCTTCTTCGATCCAGGAAGTGATTGACCGTAGCGGGTGGGCATCGGGTAATTCGCTGGTTGTCCTGACGACGGCCAATTCAGGTGACAAGGGTATCTATAAGCGATCAGGGTCACCCACCCATGCGCCACAGCTTCATATTTCGTACACAACGGTGAGCAGCCCGCTTAGGCTCCACTTGAAGCTTGACGAAACATCCGGAACAGCAGCGAACGACTCTTCAGAATACAACAACCACGGCACCTTGGTCTCTAGCCCCACTTGGCGAACAGATGGACAGAAGGGAGGGGCGTTAGATTTTGAAACCGACGATGGTGCCGACCGAGTTGATGTCCCTAGCTTCGATACTGATAGCTCGACAATCACCCTTGCCGCTTGGGTAAAGGTAGAGACGCTTCTGAATGACTCCCGGCTGATCATGAAATCAACGGGTACCGCTAGTAGCAACCAAACCTGGGGAATGACGATCAATAACACGGGAGCATTTGACTTTCGCGTTTCAGCAGGAGGAACGTGGGATCGCGTTCAAGTGCCCGGAGTGATCGTCGTCGGACAGTGGTACCACGTCGCGGGCACTTACGATGGCACAACGATGCGTGCTTACATCGACGGGGTTGAAGTCGGCTCGAAAGCTCACTCGGTGGGTGGGAAGATCGATGCTGATCTAGGTGCCCCCATTACCCTTGGTGATTCGACGGCTGGGGGCAGACCCTTGGATGGCTTGCTCGACGATGTTCGTGTGTACGATTACGCTTTGCCTTCCAGCGAAGTTCTTCGCCTTGCGTCCTCGGGCTTAATAGGGCACTGGAAGCTAGATGAAACGAGCGGCACGACGGCAGTGGATAGTTCGGATTCGGGCTACGATGGGACTTACACCAATGGTGCCACACCAGGGTCTGCAGGCGTTCGAGGATACGCTGCTGACTTCGATGGCTCAAACGATTACATCACTGTTAGCGGCGGCTCGGACTATAACCTCCAACAGAATGTGACCGTCTCTTGCTGGGCAAAGAGCGACACGGCAACCTGGAGTGGGTGGGGCTGCCTAGTTAGCAAACGCAACCAGTTCTATCTGCATCCCAGCGCTGGCGGTACCTATATCTACTTTGCTGGCGATACGACCGGCTCAGGTGACCATTCGGCAGGCGTCGATATGGCTACCATCGGGAGTATCCAAAATTGGCACCACTACGTTGGGGTCTACGACTACGACGCGGGTGAAGTCCGGTTTTATGTAGATGGGGTACTGCGTGCGACTACAACGCTTACGGCGAACACTTCGCTAGAATCAGATACCGGCGCGCTAACGATTGGCTGGGATGATGGGCTTGGGGGGACTCGATACTTCGATGGAAAAATCGATGACGTTAGGCTTTATAACTGCACGCTCACCAATGCAGAGGTGGCAGAATTGTACGGTTTAATTGGCCACTGGAAGCTTGATGAGACTAGTGGCACAACGGCAAGTGACTCCTCCGAATTGAAGCACGATGGAACCCTGATCGGCTCCCCGGCGTGGAACTCAGGAGGAGTTTACTCGGGTGGTCTGGAGTACGACTACACGGATGGAAACGACTACGTTGAAATCCCGAACTCAGATGCCCTGGATATCCTGCAACTGGGTGACTACTCGATGTCCACTTGGTTCAAGCCCTCCTCGGTACCCCCAGAAACCGGTTCCGGCAACCTCTCCGGATACGGCTTGATTAAAAAGCGTAACAGCTCTTTAGGGCTCCACTACTCACACATCACCGGCTTTCAGTTTAACCATTACGCTGACGAAGGCTCAGGCGGAGTGCAGCAAGCGGTCACTTCGACGGGCAACTACCCCGGGAAGTGGCATCATGTTGTAGCGACCGTCAATGTGTCCGCGGGGCTAGTCAGCATGTATGTCAACGGCGAGCTCGTTGGAACGAACTCCTTCGTCCCTGGGTCCCCTGGTATCGACTATGGTAGCCAGCAGTGGCGGCTTGGCATTTCGAACCCAGGTGGCTCAAGTTCCGAGCGGCCTGCTCATGGGGTGCAAGACGACGTGCGACTCTATAACCGCGTACTCACCTCGGCAGAAATAGCTGAACTTCACGGTTTGGTGGGTCATTGGAAGCTCGATGAAAACGCCGGGAGTACAGCGACCGATTCGTCGCTCGCCGAGAATGACGGGACGTACCAAGGTGGCGCTGCCCCTGGTGCGTCGGGGCCGTACGCCAAAGCAGGAGCCAATGCGGCTGAATTTGAAGGAAACTCAGGCGACAAGATTGCGTTGCCCACGATGGACTTCGATTTCTCGAATGGATTGACACTTTCCGTTTGGTACAACGTGGACAATCTTACGGGCAGCTATACCGACTTTTTCTCGCTGAGCAACGGTTCGCTCGTCGATGATATTTGGTTCGGACTGGATAACGCGCAGGGACTTGACCTGTTTCTTGCAGATACTGCTGACGGTGCTTCGTTTCGGGGGCTCATCGAAAGTACTTCCATAGCCCTGAATAGTTGGCAACATGCTGTAGCTGTCATCGACTCGTCAGGAAACGCCGTCTTGTATCGGAATGGCGTTGTTGTCGCTTCTGGCTACGTCGGTTTGCCTCGAGATACCGCCAGGACTGTCAACGGGATTGGAGAAACTACCTTCGGCCATACCATCGACGGCAGACTTTTTGACACGCGAATCTATAATCGACCGTTATCCGCTTCCGAAGTCGCCGAACTTCACGGCCTTGTTGGCCACTGGAAGTTCGACGAAGGCTCAGGCATCACCGCAGCTGACAGCACAGCTTTTGGTAACAACGCCACCCTCTACGGAGCCACTTGGACCAACAGCTGTGAAGGTGGAAATGCCATCGAATTCGATGGCGTTGGCGGCATTGCTTCCACAGATGCCGACTTCTGCCCACCTGCCACCGGTTCTGTGGCGATGTGGCTCCGGTCGGCCGGGAATCCCGGCTCGCGGTCACGCCCATTCGGCAACGGTGGCAATTGGGAAGTGCGGCAAGAGCCCGATGGCACACTCTCATTTGACCTTGGTGGCGAAGGCCCGGACGTCGGTGCCGGGGGCGATGAATTCGTTACCACTGAAGGGCTGAGCTTTGAAGATCGTTGGTACCACGTCGTGGCCCAGTTTGATGCGGATGACGAATCGTTTGAAATCTACATTGATGGTTCGCTTGTCCACAGCGGCACGAACGGAGACGACATGACGGAACAGGCGGCGAATATTCTCTCCTTTGGTACTCGTACGGGAAGCACCGAGTACTGGGAAGGCGGGATGCGCGACTTCCGCGTTTACAATCGCTGGCTGGCTGCCGGAAACATTGCGGAAATCTACGGAAGCCTGGGACATTGGAAGCTGGATGAAACTAGCGGGACAGTCGCCACGGACTCCAGCGGAGCGGGCAACGATGGTGCCTATGTTGCTTCTCCGACCCTCGGTGTGACGAGCCGTTACCCGGTGAAACTCGGCACGGCAGTTGAGTTCGACGGCACCAACCGGATGGAAGTCCCGGGGAGGTTGAGCGAGCCTGCCAATGTCACGATTGCTGCGTGGGCCAAACTCGACGCCGCCGATGCAGGGGGGGCAGAAGTCATCAGTATCGGTAACAGCTTCGCGCTTCGCATGGACGACTTCAATAACCTGGTGTCCTTCATCTACAACGGCACGGACTACGACACACGCGTCACGCAAAGCCAAAGCTATCAAGGTACCGGCTGGCACCATTTCGCCGCTGTTTTCAACGACACCGATGATCTGTACGAACTGTATGTTGATGGCATCCTTGTCGACACCATTTCCACGCCTGATTCCATCTCATGGACCGACGCCCCGAATACGACGATCGGTGCCCACGCTTGGGCGGATGGAAACTTCGACTTTAGCGGCTCGATTGATGATGTCCGCGTCTTTGGTCGGGCTTTATGCGCCGCAGACGTCTATAACGTCTATCGAGACTTCGTCCCCGCGGGTGTGCGAATAAAATCTTGGGTCGAGACACGGTAGCTCAAGATCTTCTTTCTTGGCCCCGCGTGAGACGTGGCTTGCGAAATAGTCGTAGAGCAATGCTGGAATCGGCACTAAGGGTGCGTGCTACCGACAT
The genomic region above belongs to Lacipirellulaceae bacterium and contains:
- a CDS encoding PKD domain-containing protein, which encodes MPSFSGRKKPTRKNQSKRAKRRAVNARNGLRLETLESRILLTSDPVLSFTAPGPIDEGSSVSVGFSFSDLVESSGTSSVGLDPADFTANSTANGLFDPATDVVIDTDALTISGGFTGSGVIQTADAGFGSYEIAVFAFDDFELDAGINLRATGSRPLALLSQLDVDISGNIDVSAESFVNTNLTQATIPGAGGGMGGDAQGNGLGGRDGYAAAGAPLTSVGELGTGGPLGGASGSGGGSHGNGQAGSAFGSGRGSGGTGFLDVVNSIQGGSGGSAAGVNTTATAIGFGGAGGGGVEVGAVNSIVISTTGQILADAASGYPGFNGGTGGGGGAGGGILVHATNITQDGTLSADGGDGGSGIQVGGGGGGGEIVLAYSASGTFSGTGTESVAAGSGNVFANPTATDGSVSTITFSGTPIIENYSYTINWGDGSATETGSDTGGEIAVTPGSPGGPDTMGSFNGTHSYVDDGVFTVEVIVTDTGGGSVTELFDVTVNNVAPNNLVLNATPVIDENGVATLDVSFDDPGVLDAHEVVVDWGDGNTDTVNLTVGDRTTQLTHQYLDDAPTGTASDSFTINVTVTDDDLASGSGTANVTVNNVAPTNLVLTATPTIDENGVATLDVSFDDVGTLDTHDVTIDWGDGTVESVALTLGDRSGSFTHQYLDDDPTGTASDAFTINVTVADDDLGSGSETASVTVNNLAPEITSLTTSSPAIGGAEQGETVTLSADFTDVGTLDTHTAVIDWGDGTTTVGVVDQNTGTITGDHVYANGGFYDVTLTLTDDDTGEAVETTATVIAGVGLNDGVLQFVGTNGDDRVKAFHTYNCDIKVKYRLDGGAVQSEVFDPADVDRIVYYLGDGNDVGFVSSWIDLDATMFGDGGHDLLLGGHGNDALIGGDGDDTLVGRSGRDLLIGGDGSDLIVGQGGSDILISGTTSFDSDLSAIDSIMAEWTSSHDYDTRVANLTQQGLNPEAVDRLNGDIFLVADLTVFDDDDTDFLIGGRGKDLYFANLEGGTEDYVFGLRNSEFVEELDIV
- a CDS encoding CBS domain-containing protein is translated as MTKASEIMSTNLTVIDQNCSVKEAIDTLLEKNISGLPVTDDFGHLVGIVTEFALLAIAYDHKVTNDTIAEHMTTNVLSVEADEPVNKVADLCIVHRVRRVPVMDNGKLVGMISRRDVLKAIYQESSAALAS
- a CDS encoding diguanylate cyclase, whose protein sequence is MFKFSTDLPTNERLIEALLTSAVLLISGLMWFYYVDTPWLLHLYYLPVVLTGFFLGRSRARLLSLLSVLTATIIFVPSLNETSAGIPLATVLAFCLWILTLVTTAMLVGSMSDRWRVAMHELRESHKKDVLVDPLTQIANRRAFEFELTRRLAEWSRHKTPAALLTFDIDYFKSFNDRYGHQAGDAVLKDVAATLMEAVRDTDLVARCGGEEFAVILPGADAVHAKEVAERARSLVEATRFVHNGLTLRLTVSVGVACLIDGDDAESLTTRSDAALYQSKEAGRNCSHLHDGIHCKKFGNGIAKESADALKPVVETVGGGDLYADPTTGMPAGKVFLEELRRRTAETHRYGGQFCVAILKINDYLSVDVDDVKAQKSLIATVAQLTTSVLREPDLVVRYDKDLLAVMMPATTLERSLIPLQRLRAKADEHHEKQYPTLSYGVTIGVVELEENDTAGSLLHRVESACQHVAESDCVGIGVGRNDYLEVVRGEQLVTNS
- a CDS encoding LamG domain-containing protein, whose product is MSQRQKRSILQRSTMGIVLLLFHCCAISASAVDVTYTVSSNTDDADEISDGTVYVTDGSSFFSSTRVGFRFQNVNIPAGATITSATLEVFSNSNGTTSFSVDILAQDADNPSTFTTSNGNITSRPITSAQTLWSTGSVSYSVGDSIVSPNFASSIQEVIDRSGWASGNSLVVLTTANSGDKGIYKRSGSPTHAPQLHISYTTVSSPLRLHLKLDETSGTAANDSSEYNNHGTLVSSPTWRTDGQKGGALDFETDDGADRVDVPSFDTDSSTITLAAWVKVETLLNDSRLIMKSTGTASSNQTWGMTINNTGAFDFRVSAGGTWDRVQVPGVIVVGQWYHVAGTYDGTTMRAYIDGVEVGSKAHSVGGKIDADLGAPITLGDSTAGGRPLDGLLDDVRVYDYALPSSEVLRLASSGLIGHWKLDETSGTTAVDSSDSGYDGTYTNGATPGSAGVRGYAADFDGSNDYITVSGGSDYNLQQNVTVSCWAKSDTATWSGWGCLVSKRNQFYLHPSAGGTYIYFAGDTTGSGDHSAGVDMATIGSIQNWHHYVGVYDYDAGEVRFYVDGVLRATTTLTANTSLESDTGALTIGWDDGLGGTRYFDGKIDDVRLYNCTLTNAEVAELYGLIGHWKLDETSGTTASDSSELKHDGTLIGSPAWNSGGVYSGGLEYDYTDGNDYVEIPNSDALDILQLGDYSMSTWFKPSSVPPETGSGNLSGYGLIKKRNSSLGLHYSHITGFQFNHYADEGSGGVQQAVTSTGNYPGKWHHVVATVNVSAGLVSMYVNGELVGTNSFVPGSPGIDYGSQQWRLGISNPGGSSSERPAHGVQDDVRLYNRVLTSAEIAELHGLVGHWKLDENAGSTATDSSLAENDGTYQGGAAPGASGPYAKAGANAAEFEGNSGDKIALPTMDFDFSNGLTLSVWYNVDNLTGSYTDFFSLSNGSLVDDIWFGLDNAQGLDLFLADTADGASFRGLIESTSIALNSWQHAVAVIDSSGNAVLYRNGVVVASGYVGLPRDTARTVNGIGETTFGHTIDGRLFDTRIYNRPLSASEVAELHGLVGHWKFDEGSGITAADSTAFGNNATLYGATWTNSCEGGNAIEFDGVGGIASTDADFCPPATGSVAMWLRSAGNPGSRSRPFGNGGNWEVRQEPDGTLSFDLGGEGPDVGAGGDEFVTTEGLSFEDRWYHVVAQFDADDESFEIYIDGSLVHSGTNGDDMTEQAANILSFGTRTGSTEYWEGGMRDFRVYNRWLAAGNIAEIYGSLGHWKLDETSGTVATDSSGAGNDGAYVASPTLGVTSRYPVKLGTAVEFDGTNRMEVPGRLSEPANVTIAAWAKLDAADAGGAEVISIGNSFALRMDDFNNLVSFIYNGTDYDTRVTQSQSYQGTGWHHFAAVFNDTDDLYELYVDGILVDTISTPDSISWTDAPNTTIGAHAWADGNFDFSGSIDDVRVFGRALCAADVYNVYRDFVPAGVRIKSWVETR